From Candidatus Atelocyanobacterium thalassa isolate ALOHA, a single genomic window includes:
- the rpsS gene encoding 30S ribosomal protein S19, with protein sequence MSRSLKKGPFISDSLLTKIEKLNEKGDKQVIRTWSRASTIVPVMIGHTIAVHNGKQHIPVFISEQMVGHKLGEFSPTRTFRGHAKSDKKSGRR encoded by the coding sequence ATGAGTCGTTCTCTAAAAAAAGGTCCGTTTATTTCAGATAGTCTCTTGACTAAAATCGAAAAACTCAATGAGAAAGGAGATAAACAGGTTATCAGAACCTGGTCAAGAGCATCAACAATTGTCCCCGTTATGATTGGCCACACAATTGCTGTACATAATGGAAAGCAACACATCCCTGTTTTTATTTCAGAACAAATGGTTGGCCACAAGTTAGGAGAGTTTTCTCCTACTCGTACTTTTAGAGGACATGCTAAAAGCGATAAAAAATCGGGTCGCCGATAA
- the rplV gene encoding 50S ribosomal protein L22: MALDMTTEAKAISKYIRMSPFKVRRVLDQIRGRSYREALIILEFMPYKACEPIIKLLRSAVANAEHNKGLDPATLFISKAYADGGPSLKRFRPRAQGRAYQIRKPTCHITIAVASEVESK, encoded by the coding sequence ATGGCACTTGACATGACAACAGAGGCTAAAGCCATTTCCAAATATATACGAATGTCACCATTTAAGGTAAGACGCGTATTAGACCAAATTCGTGGGCGTTCTTATCGCGAAGCTCTCATCATTCTTGAGTTTATGCCTTATAAAGCTTGCGAACCAATTATTAAACTTTTACGTTCTGCTGTTGCTAACGCTGAGCATAATAAAGGACTTGATCCAGCTACCTTATTTATTAGTAAGGCTTATGCTGATGGAGGCCCAAGTTTAAAAAGGTTTCGTCCTAGAGCTCAGGGACGCGCCTATCAAATCCGTAAACCTACATGTCATATAACCATTGCAGTTGCATCTGAGGTGGAATCAAAATGA
- the rpsC gene encoding 30S ribosomal protein S3, which translates to MGQKIHPIGFRLGITKEHKSRWYADKRRYPELLQEDLAVRKHIEKNLSNAGIADIRIERKADQIDLAIHTARPGVVVGRGGSGIEQLRTALQKNLGENRQIRINVIEVSRVDADAALIAEYITQQLERRVSFRRVVRQAIQRAQRAEVKGIKIQVGGRLNGAEIARSEWVREGRVPLHTLRADIDYSYRTAQTTYGILGVKVWVFKGEIIPGQEEQTTTSAPPTPKRNRRKQFEDRSNEE; encoded by the coding sequence ATGGGACAGAAAATACATCCAATTGGTTTTCGTTTAGGTATTACCAAAGAACATAAATCTCGCTGGTATGCTGATAAAAGACGCTATCCAGAATTGCTACAGGAAGATTTAGCTGTTAGAAAGCATATCGAGAAAAACCTCAGTAATGCTGGCATAGCTGATATTCGAATAGAGCGCAAAGCCGATCAAATCGATTTAGCAATTCATACTGCCCGCCCTGGAGTAGTAGTAGGAAGAGGAGGTAGTGGAATTGAGCAATTAAGAACTGCTCTTCAAAAAAACTTAGGGGAAAATCGTCAAATTCGGATTAATGTGATTGAAGTATCTAGAGTTGATGCGGATGCCGCATTAATTGCTGAATACATAACCCAACAGTTAGAGCGAAGAGTTTCTTTCCGCCGAGTAGTTAGACAAGCCATTCAAAGAGCGCAAAGAGCAGAAGTTAAGGGTATCAAAATCCAAGTTGGAGGACGTCTTAACGGAGCTGAAATTGCAAGATCTGAATGGGTGAGAGAAGGACGTGTTCCTCTCCACACTCTTAGAGCAGATATTGATTATTCATATCGAACAGCACAAACAACTTACGGTATTTTAGGAGTTAAAGTTTGGGTTTTCAAAGGAGAAATAATCCCAGGACAAGAAGAGCAGACTACAACTTCTGCTCCTCCAACTCCAAAACGTAATCGTCGAAAGCAGTTTGAAGACCGTTCTAATGAAGAATAG
- the rplP gene encoding 50S ribosomal protein L16, which translates to MLSPKRTKFRKQQRGRMRGLAYRGSTLNFGEYALQAIEPCWITARQIEAARRAMTRYIRRGGKIWIRIFPDKPVTMRAAETRMGSGKGSPEYWVAVVKPGRIMFELSGVTEPIAREAMRLAAQKLPIKTKFITDKEEYI; encoded by the coding sequence ATGTTAAGTCCTAAAAGAACAAAATTCCGTAAACAACAACGAGGCAGGATGAGAGGATTGGCTTATCGAGGCAGTACTCTCAATTTTGGAGAATACGCTCTTCAAGCCATAGAACCTTGCTGGATTACTGCTCGCCAAATAGAAGCTGCCCGTCGTGCCATGACTCGTTATATACGCAGAGGTGGAAAAATTTGGATTAGAATTTTTCCAGACAAACCTGTCACTATGCGTGCAGCAGAAACTCGAATGGGTTCAGGAAAAGGGTCCCCAGAATATTGGGTTGCTGTGGTAAAACCAGGTCGTATCATGTTTGAACTTTCTGGAGTTACTGAGCCTATCGCTCGTGAAGCTATGCGTCTCGCCGCGCAAAAACTTCCTATTAAAACAAAGTTCATTACTGACAAGGAGGAGTATATTTAA
- the rpmC gene encoding 50S ribosomal protein L29 produces MALPKIGEIRDLDDKDLAAEVLAAKKKLFDLRFQQATRQLEKTHEFKHTRHRIAQLLTVERERQLSKNNSKSTPSKGE; encoded by the coding sequence ATGGCTCTACCTAAGATTGGAGAAATTCGAGATCTTGATGATAAAGATTTGGCAGCAGAAGTTCTTGCTGCTAAAAAGAAACTTTTTGATTTAAGATTCCAACAAGCTACTCGTCAATTAGAAAAAACTCACGAGTTTAAACATACTCGTCATCGTATAGCCCAGCTATTAACGGTTGAGCGAGAACGCCAGCTTAGTAAAAATAATTCTAAATCAACTCCATCTAAAGGAGAATAA
- the rplN gene encoding 50S ribosomal protein L14 translates to MIQQQTYLNVADNSGARKLMCLRVLGTGNCRYGAIGDQIVAVVKDAIPNMPVKRSDIVKAVIVRTRQAINRENGMSIRFDDNAAVIINPDGNPKGTRVFGPVARELRDKSYTKIVSLAPEVL, encoded by the coding sequence GTGATTCAACAGCAAACTTATCTTAATGTCGCCGACAATAGTGGAGCTCGTAAACTAATGTGTTTACGTGTCTTAGGAACCGGAAATTGCCGATATGGGGCAATCGGCGATCAAATCGTTGCCGTCGTTAAAGACGCAATACCTAACATGCCCGTTAAACGCTCTGATATTGTCAAAGCAGTTATTGTACGAACCCGCCAAGCCATTAATCGTGAAAACGGTATGAGCATAAGGTTTGATGATAATGCTGCTGTGATAATAAATCCAGACGGCAATCCAAAAGGGACTCGAGTTTTTGGTCCAGTGGCAAGAGAACTTCGAGACAAAAGTTATACAAAAATTGTTTCTTTGGCACCAGAGGTACTTTAA
- the rplX gene encoding 50S ribosomal protein L24 encodes MNKKNQPKRCKMHVKVGDNIQVISGKDKGKIGEITKIFPKTSQVIIKGTNVKTKHVKPQQEGESGQITTFEAPIHSSSVMLYSSKKQVASRINYTLNEAGKKVRILKKTGEIID; translated from the coding sequence ATGAATAAAAAAAATCAACCTAAACGTTGCAAAATGCACGTTAAAGTTGGAGACAACATACAAGTAATCTCCGGAAAAGACAAGGGTAAAATTGGAGAAATTACAAAAATTTTTCCTAAAACTAGCCAGGTCATTATAAAAGGAACTAACGTTAAGACTAAACACGTTAAACCTCAACAAGAAGGAGAATCTGGACAAATTACCACTTTTGAAGCTCCTATTCATAGTTCTAGCGTAATGTTGTACTCCAGCAAGAAACAAGTAGCGAGTCGTATTAATTACACTCTTAATGAGGCAGGTAAGAAAGTACGTATTCTTAAAAAAACAGGAGAAATTATCGACTAA
- the rplE gene encoding 50S ribosomal protein L5, with product MVQSRLKTIYQETIVVKLKQQFNYTNVHQVPKVLKVNINRGLGEASQNAKALESSIREFEIITGQKPIITRAKTAIAGFKIREGMPVGVMVTLRSEKMYSFLDRLINIALPRIRDFRGISPKSFDGRGNYSLGIREQLIFPEIDYDTIDQIRGMDVSIITTAQTDEEGRALLKEMGMPFRT from the coding sequence ATGGTCCAATCTAGACTAAAAACTATTTACCAAGAAACCATTGTAGTTAAGTTAAAACAACAATTTAACTATACAAATGTCCATCAGGTTCCTAAGGTTTTAAAAGTTAACATTAATAGAGGTTTAGGAGAAGCATCACAAAATGCTAAAGCTCTAGAATCTTCTATTCGTGAATTCGAAATTATCACTGGTCAAAAGCCAATTATTACCCGTGCTAAAACAGCAATCGCAGGTTTCAAGATTCGTGAAGGAATGCCAGTAGGCGTAATGGTAACATTACGTTCTGAAAAAATGTATTCCTTCCTTGACCGGTTAATCAATATAGCTTTACCTAGGATTAGAGACTTTAGAGGTATTAGTCCAAAAAGCTTTGATGGACGAGGCAACTATAGTCTTGGTATTCGAGAACAATTAATCTTCCCAGAAATTGATTATGACACCATTGATCAAATTCGAGGTATGGATGTTTCTATTATTACTACCGCCCAAACTGATGAAGAAGGGCGTGCGTTATTAAAAGAAATGGGAATGCCCTTCCGTACTTAG
- the rpsH gene encoding 30S ribosomal protein S8 has product MAPNDTISDMLTRIRNACAVRHPTTKVPTTRMTRSIAQVLKEEGFIQSFEEMGEGVQKHLVISLKYKARGRQPIINTLRRVSKPGLRVYSHRKDLPRVLGGIGVAIISTSKGIMTDREARRQNVGGEVLCYIW; this is encoded by the coding sequence ATGGCACCTAACGATACTATCTCAGACATGTTGACCCGTATTCGCAACGCTTGTGCGGTACGACATCCAACAACAAAAGTTCCCACGACAAGAATGACTCGAAGTATTGCTCAAGTTCTTAAAGAAGAGGGGTTTATACAAAGCTTTGAAGAAATGGGAGAAGGTGTGCAAAAGCACCTTGTTATTTCTCTTAAATACAAAGCAAGAGGTCGCCAACCTATTATCAATACACTACGTCGGGTTAGTAAACCTGGACTAAGAGTTTATTCTCACAGAAAAGACTTACCTCGTGTACTTGGAGGTATTGGCGTTGCTATTATTTCAACTTCCAAAGGAATTATGACGGATAGAGAAGCACGTCGTCAAAATGTTGGCGGCGAAGTTTTATGCTACATCTGGTAG
- the rplF gene encoding 50S ribosomal protein L6, whose translation MSRIGKRPITLPDKVTIDIKGQYITVKGPKGSLERELPSRVQLNKEGETLMVQRQDDSLISRERHGLCRTLVANMVHGVSAGFEKRLSIQGVGYRAQAKGTKLTLNVGYSKPVEIAMPNGINVAVENNTLVIISGIDKEIVGNIAAKIRAVRPPEPYKGKGIRYLNEFVVRKAGKSGKK comes from the coding sequence ATGTCTCGTATCGGTAAACGCCCAATTACATTACCTGATAAAGTTACTATTGACATTAAAGGTCAATATATTACTGTAAAAGGTCCTAAAGGATCTTTAGAACGTGAACTTCCTTCTAGAGTACAACTCAACAAAGAAGGAGAAACTCTTATGGTTCAAAGACAAGACGATTCTCTCATTTCTCGTGAACGTCATGGATTATGTCGCACCTTAGTAGCTAACATGGTTCATGGAGTATCAGCAGGATTTGAAAAGCGTCTTAGTATTCAGGGAGTAGGATATCGTGCTCAAGCTAAAGGTACTAAACTAACTCTTAATGTTGGCTATAGTAAACCAGTAGAAATAGCTATGCCCAATGGTATTAATGTTGCTGTTGAAAATAATACGTTAGTTATTATTAGCGGCATTGATAAAGAAATAGTTGGAAATATAGCTGCTAAGATTAGAGCAGTAAGACCTCCAGAACCTTATAAAGGCAAAGGTATTCGTTATCTTAATGAGTTTGTTGTTCGTAAGGCAGGTAAGTCAGGTAAAAAGTAA
- the rplR gene encoding 50S ribosomal protein L18 produces MKLTRRESLKRRHQRIRKKVSGTSNCPRLAVFRSNQHIYAQIIDDIKQHTLAAASTLEPGLKEAAASSSSCEASSAVGKLVAERLIAKGIEQVVFDRGGNLYHGRVKALAEAAREAGLKF; encoded by the coding sequence ATGAAGCTCACACGAAGAGAATCTTTAAAACGCCGTCATCAACGCATTCGGAAAAAAGTTAGTGGAACATCAAATTGTCCTCGTTTAGCTGTCTTCCGTTCTAATCAACATATTTATGCCCAAATAATTGATGACATAAAACAGCACACATTAGCAGCTGCTTCTACCTTAGAACCAGGTTTAAAAGAAGCCGCAGCATCAAGTTCTAGTTGCGAAGCATCATCAGCGGTAGGAAAGCTAGTTGCTGAGCGATTAATCGCAAAGGGAATCGAACAAGTTGTGTTTGATAGGGGTGGTAATCTTTACCACGGCAGAGTTAAAGCTTTAGCTGAAGCTGCTCGTGAAGCAGGATTGAAATTCTAA
- the rpsE gene encoding 30S ribosomal protein S5 translates to MAKNRKNNRDKAKETNWQERVIQIRRVSKVVKGGKKLSFRAVVIIGNEKGQVGVGVGKAGDVIGAVRKGVADGKKQLVDVSITKSSSITHITKGVAGGARVIVRPAAPGTGVIAGGAVRTVLELAGLKNILAKQLGSNNPLNNARAAVDALEGLRTLSEVAQERDVPLEHLYA, encoded by the coding sequence ATGGCAAAAAATCGTAAAAACAACAGAGATAAGGCTAAAGAGACTAACTGGCAAGAACGAGTTATTCAAATTCGTAGGGTTAGTAAAGTTGTTAAAGGAGGGAAAAAACTTAGCTTTCGCGCAGTTGTTATTATTGGTAATGAGAAAGGACAAGTAGGAGTTGGAGTTGGTAAAGCTGGAGATGTTATTGGAGCAGTTCGAAAAGGAGTTGCAGACGGTAAGAAACAACTTGTTGACGTCTCAATAACAAAGTCTAGTTCAATTACTCATATAACAAAAGGAGTAGCTGGAGGAGCAAGAGTTATTGTACGTCCAGCGGCCCCTGGTACTGGAGTAATTGCTGGCGGAGCTGTCAGGACAGTTTTAGAATTAGCTGGGCTTAAGAATATTTTAGCTAAGCAACTAGGCTCTAACAATCCTCTTAACAATGCAAGAGCAGCTGTAGATGCACTTGAAGGTTTAAGAACATTATCAGAGGTCGCGCAAGAAAGAGACGTTCCTTTAGAACATCTTTATGCTTAA
- the rplO gene encoding 50S ribosomal protein L15 produces MRIHNLSPQEGSTKRRRRVGRGISAGQGASGGFGMRGQKSRSGTGTKAGFEGGQMPLYRRVPKLKHFPLVNPSKFTIINVSKLNNLAANSNVDLDSLMQQRIVTSNDGPLKILGDGELNVALMVKAAAFTKSAQRKIESAGGSCQNTSNITTDK; encoded by the coding sequence ATGAGAATTCATAATCTTAGTCCTCAAGAAGGATCGACAAAACGTCGTCGCCGTGTAGGTAGAGGTATTTCCGCTGGTCAAGGCGCAAGTGGTGGTTTCGGGATGCGGGGTCAAAAATCTCGTTCAGGAACAGGCACTAAAGCGGGTTTTGAAGGAGGACAAATGCCTCTTTATCGTCGAGTCCCGAAATTAAAGCATTTCCCTTTGGTTAATCCTAGTAAATTTACCATTATCAATGTCAGTAAACTAAATAATCTAGCAGCTAATAGTAACGTTGATTTAGATAGTTTAATGCAACAAAGAATAGTCACTAGCAATGATGGTCCATTAAAAATATTAGGTGATGGAGAATTAAATGTTGCTTTAATGGTTAAGGCAGCTGCATTCACCAAGTCTGCTCAAAGAAAAATTGAAAGTGCTGGTGGAAGCTGCCAAAATACATCAAATATCACAACTGATAAATAA
- the secY gene encoding preprotein translocase subunit SecY, whose amino-acid sequence MVVSRDKTPTAQETFLQMAQAAGLRSRLLITIGLLTLIRFGIFIPIPGIDREKFISAISNSPVLGFLDIFTGGGISTLGIFALGILPFINASIIMQLLTAAIPSLEDLQKNEGEAGRRKISQITRYVAAGWAVIQSTAITVGLLREYALSDTFWFVPETVLALTAGSMFVMWVSELITERGIGNGASLLIFVNIVASLPRTLGQTIDYAQTGGRQAVAQVIILLLVFLVMIVGIVFVQEGTRRIPIISARRQVGRKLYRERTSYLPLRLNQGGVMPIIFASAVLILPQSLIGFLGSGGVVTETLIKVTNALRPGTWTYVGVYSILILFFSYFYASLIVNPEDISKNLKKMGSSIPGIRPGQKTKEYLEGVLNRLTFLGAGFLSFVATVPTLVEGATGVTTFRGLGATSLLILVGVAIDTAKQIQTYVISQRYEGMVKQ is encoded by the coding sequence ATGGTCGTCAGTCGAGACAAAACACCCACAGCACAAGAAACATTTTTGCAAATGGCTCAAGCAGCCGGATTGCGGAGTCGTTTACTAATTACAATTGGTCTGCTAACTTTAATTCGTTTTGGGATTTTTATCCCTATTCCTGGTATTGATAGAGAAAAGTTTATTAGTGCCATTAGCAATAGTCCAGTTTTGGGATTCTTAGATATCTTTACAGGTGGTGGTATTTCCACTTTAGGTATTTTTGCTTTAGGGATACTTCCTTTTATCAACGCTTCTATTATTATGCAGCTATTAACTGCTGCAATTCCATCTTTGGAAGATCTTCAAAAAAACGAAGGAGAAGCCGGAAGACGTAAAATCTCACAAATAACTAGATATGTAGCTGCTGGATGGGCAGTAATACAAAGTACTGCTATCACCGTGGGTCTGTTACGAGAGTACGCTCTAAGTGATACATTTTGGTTTGTACCAGAGACTGTATTAGCATTAACAGCAGGTTCTATGTTTGTAATGTGGGTATCAGAGCTAATTACAGAGCGAGGAATTGGTAATGGTGCTTCCCTATTAATTTTTGTCAATATTGTGGCAAGCTTACCAAGAACTTTAGGGCAAACTATTGATTACGCTCAAACTGGTGGTAGACAAGCAGTTGCGCAAGTAATTATTTTATTACTTGTTTTCCTAGTAATGATAGTAGGAATTGTTTTTGTACAAGAAGGGACACGCCGCATCCCTATTATATCTGCTCGTCGTCAAGTAGGTCGTAAGCTATATAGAGAAAGAACAAGTTACTTACCTTTGAGACTTAATCAAGGAGGTGTAATGCCTATCATTTTTGCGTCGGCAGTTCTGATCTTGCCTCAAAGTTTAATTGGTTTCCTTGGTAGTGGAGGTGTTGTCACTGAAACTCTTATTAAGGTTACGAATGCTTTAAGGCCGGGCACCTGGACCTATGTCGGAGTTTACTCCATTCTAATTCTATTTTTTAGTTATTTTTATGCTTCTTTAATTGTTAACCCTGAAGACATATCAAAAAATCTTAAAAAAATGGGATCTAGTATTCCCGGTATACGACCTGGTCAAAAAACAAAAGAATACTTAGAAGGAGTTTTAAATCGCCTAACTTTTTTAGGAGCTGGTTTTTTGAGTTTCGTTGCAACAGTCCCGACCTTAGTTGAAGGAGCTACTGGAGTTACTACATTCAGGGGCTTAGGGGCCACATCATTGCTAATACTAGTTGGTGTTGCAATTGATACAGCAAAACAAATTCAAACTTATGTAATTTCTCAACGTTATGAGGGAATGGTCAAGCAGTAG
- a CDS encoding adenylate kinase, which produces MSTGKGLIFLGPPGSGKGTQAQKLSAEFNIPHISTGEMLREAIAGQTKLGQEAQSYVDKGELVPDKLLLGLIQERLNEKDAQKGWILDGFPRNIFQAEFLDTLLKGLSKFSEQAVNLEVPDEVIVERLLLRGRKDDSEQTIRRRLEVYREKTQLVLDYYRQNERLISIDGNLKPGEVTTILKDTLTSGLTEIF; this is translated from the coding sequence ATGAGTACAGGAAAAGGGTTGATTTTTTTAGGTCCTCCCGGTTCTGGAAAAGGAACCCAAGCTCAAAAGCTATCAGCAGAATTTAACATTCCTCATATTTCTACTGGAGAAATGTTAAGGGAAGCTATAGCTGGTCAAACAAAGCTGGGACAAGAAGCCCAATCTTATGTTGATAAGGGGGAATTAGTTCCTGACAAATTACTGTTAGGTTTAATTCAAGAACGATTAAATGAAAAAGATGCACAAAAAGGATGGATTCTAGATGGATTCCCTCGTAATATTTTTCAAGCAGAGTTCTTAGATACATTACTTAAGGGATTAAGTAAATTTTCAGAACAGGCGGTTAATTTAGAAGTTCCTGATGAGGTGATTGTAGAACGGCTATTGCTCAGAGGAAGAAAAGATGATAGTGAACAAACTATTCGTCGACGTCTAGAGGTATATAGAGAAAAAACTCAACTTGTATTAGATTACTATCGTCAAAATGAAAGACTTATTTCTATTGATGGTAATCTTAAACCAGGTGAAGTCACAACTATATTAAAAGATACGCTTACTTCTGGATTAACTGAAATTTTCTGA
- the infA gene encoding translation initiation factor IF-1, whose amino-acid sequence MSKQDLIEMEGTVTESLPNAMFRVDLDNGFNVLAHISGKIRRNYIKILPGDRVKVELTPYDLTKGRITYRLKGKK is encoded by the coding sequence GTGTCAAAACAAGATTTGATAGAAATGGAAGGAACAGTGACAGAATCCCTTCCAAATGCAATGTTTAGAGTAGATTTAGATAATGGGTTTAATGTACTAGCCCATATTTCTGGAAAGATCCGTCGAAATTATATTAAAATTTTACCGGGAGATAGGGTTAAAGTTGAGCTTACACCTTATGATTTGACTAAAGGTAGAATTACATATCGGCTTAAAGGGAAAAAATAA
- the rpmJ gene encoding 50S ribosomal protein L36: MKVRPSVKKMCDKCRVIKRRGKVMVLCINPKHKQRQG; the protein is encoded by the coding sequence ATGAAAGTTAGACCATCCGTTAAAAAAATGTGTGATAAATGTCGCGTAATTAAGCGACGAGGGAAAGTTATGGTACTTTGTATCAATCCAAAACATAAACAACGTCAAGGTTAA
- the rpsM gene encoding 30S ribosomal protein S13 translates to MARISGVDLPRDKRIEIGLTYLFGIGLSRSQKILAETGVNPDIRVRDLSDEDLTSLRVYIDENFQIEGDLRRWEAMNIKRLADIGTYRGRRHRQGLPVRGQRTRTNGRTRRGRRVTVAGKKKAPAKK, encoded by the coding sequence TTGGCGAGAATATCTGGTGTTGATCTACCAAGAGATAAAAGGATCGAAATTGGACTAACCTATTTATTTGGTATTGGTCTATCAAGATCTCAAAAAATATTAGCCGAAACAGGTGTTAATCCTGATATTCGCGTAAGAGACTTAAGCGATGAAGATCTTACTTCCCTTAGAGTCTATATTGATGAAAACTTTCAAATCGAAGGTGATTTGAGACGTTGGGAAGCTATGAACATAAAACGATTAGCAGATATTGGAACTTATAGGGGCCGTCGTCATCGTCAAGGACTTCCTGTCCGAGGACAGCGAACAAGGACCAATGGAAGAACTCGTCGAGGAAGACGAGTTACAGTAGCAGGCAAGAAAAAAGCTCCTGCTAAGAAATAA
- the rpsK gene encoding 30S ribosomal protein S11, whose product MARPTKKGGPKKQKKNVPNGVAHIKSTFNNTIVTISDTKGDVISWSSAGASGFKGAKKGTPFAAQTAADSAARRAIDNGMRQIEVMVSGPGAGRETAIRALQGSGLEITLIRDVTPIPHNGCRPPKRRRV is encoded by the coding sequence ATGGCACGACCAACTAAAAAAGGTGGACCAAAAAAACAAAAGAAGAACGTCCCTAATGGCGTTGCTCACATAAAGTCGACATTTAACAACACCATTGTGACAATCTCAGACACTAAAGGAGATGTTATCTCTTGGTCTTCTGCAGGAGCTAGTGGATTTAAAGGAGCCAAAAAAGGAACTCCTTTTGCTGCTCAAACTGCAGCTGACTCTGCTGCCCGACGTGCTATTGACAATGGGATGCGACAAATAGAAGTTATGGTTAGTGGACCTGGTGCTGGCAGAGAAACTGCTATAAGAGCACTTCAAGGATCAGGGTTAGAAATTACGTTAATCAGAGACGTTACACCCATTCCACATAATGGGTGCCGTCCTCCTAAGCGACGTCGAGTCTAG
- a CDS encoding DNA-directed RNA polymerase subunit alpha — protein sequence MAQFQIECVESKTQKNQSQYSKFVLEPLERGQGITVGNALRRVLLANLEGTAVTAIRIGGVNHEFATIPGVREDVLEIILNMKEIVLKSHTDQIQIGRLVAVGAAHVTAAQFDLPSEVEIINPTQPIATLTDGAKLEMEFRIEKGMGYVPVERGKEKQGALDFLQIDAVFMPVTKVNYSVENIRGERNEVKDSLMLEIWTNGSVNPKEALSQATEVLVNLFSPLKNINQIETVVPEYPDEENPQSQIPIEELQLSVRAYNCLKRAQINTVADLLDYSQEDLLEIKNFGQKSAEEVIEALQKRLGITLAQEKNKA from the coding sequence GTGGCACAGTTTCAAATTGAATGTGTAGAGTCTAAGACTCAAAAAAATCAAAGCCAATACAGTAAATTTGTTCTTGAGCCATTAGAAAGAGGTCAAGGGATAACTGTGGGTAATGCTCTCAGAAGAGTTTTATTGGCGAACTTGGAAGGGACAGCAGTTACCGCCATAAGAATTGGCGGAGTTAACCATGAATTTGCTACAATACCAGGAGTTAGAGAAGATGTCCTAGAAATCATATTAAATATGAAGGAGATCGTACTCAAAAGCCATACTGATCAAATTCAAATAGGTCGTTTAGTTGCAGTAGGTGCAGCTCATGTAACAGCAGCACAATTTGATCTACCTTCAGAGGTGGAAATTATCAATCCTACTCAACCTATCGCAACTTTAACAGATGGTGCAAAACTTGAAATGGAGTTTCGCATTGAAAAGGGAATGGGCTATGTCCCAGTAGAAAGAGGGAAAGAGAAACAAGGAGCACTTGATTTTTTACAGATTGATGCTGTATTCATGCCAGTTACAAAAGTTAACTATAGCGTAGAGAATATTAGAGGAGAAAGGAACGAAGTCAAAGATTCTTTAATGCTTGAAATTTGGACTAATGGTAGTGTTAATCCAAAAGAAGCTTTATCTCAAGCGACTGAAGTTCTAGTTAATTTATTTAGTCCTCTAAAAAATATTAATCAAATTGAAACTGTTGTTCCTGAATATCCAGATGAGGAAAATCCTCAAAGCCAGATTCCTATTGAAGAATTACAACTATCTGTACGAGCTTATAATTGTTTAAAAAGAGCACAAATAAATACAGTTGCTGATTTGTTAGATTATAGCCAAGAAGATTTATTAGAAATCAAGAATTTTGGTCAAAAATCTGCTGAAGAAGTCATTGAAGCTCTTCAAAAACGATTAGGGATCACTCTAGCACAAGAAAAAAACAAGGCTTAA
- the rplQ gene encoding 50S ribosomal protein L17 yields the protein MRHRCRVPHLGKPADQRKALLRSLATELIRHGQIKTTKVRAKAVQSEVEKMITLAKDGSLPARRKAMSYLFDKQLVHALFADALARYGERSGGYTRVVRTLRRRGDNAEMAIIELM from the coding sequence ATGCGACATCGATGCCGAGTACCGCACTTAGGCAAGCCTGCCGATCAACGAAAAGCTCTATTAAGATCACTTGCAACAGAATTGATCCGCCACGGACAAATTAAAACGACTAAAGTTCGTGCTAAAGCAGTACAATCTGAAGTAGAGAAAATGATCACTTTAGCCAAAGATGGATCATTACCAGCTAGACGTAAAGCAATGAGTTATCTTTTTGATAAACAATTAGTTCATGCTTTATTTGCTGATGCACTGGCCCGTTATGGAGAACGTTCTGGAGGTTATACCAGAGTTGTTCGTACTTTACGCCGTCGTGGAGATAATGCTGAAATGGCTATTATCGAATTGATGTGA